The sequence below is a genomic window from Hippocampus zosterae strain Florida chromosome 15, ASM2543408v3, whole genome shotgun sequence.
CAATACTCGAGTTGCGTCATTTCGTTACGTCTTTTCGCCTGTTCTTGCGCGGTTGTCGCTCCAGATCCAGTCCGCAGAGTGCGCTGTGCTCTGtcacatcagtgcaccattcctCGGAGATACAGAAGCATATTCCGCCACCGCCTTTTGACTTCCCCGATAGCTCGGTGAAGACGGAAGCCATGTCAGTGTAGCGCTCGCTGAGCCAAGTCTCGCTGAAGCTTAGCGCGGCAGAACCTGCAAAGTCTTTTTTGGACCTCGTGAGGAGGAGCcggtcggccattttgctgaGCGGAAAGCAAAGATTTGCAAGATGAAGCGATGGGAAATCTGTGCTGTCCGAGCCTGACTAACGCGCCCTGTCCGGCACAATTTCAATGGCCTCGTGCAGTGCCAGTTGTTGTGGTACGTGAACAAACATTGAATTTAAATTTTATAGTGTGCTAAGTATCATGCtatggttatttatttttacaatgccGTGTAGTACATTTGTTAAGTCAGTTTAACTTGCAATGCattagtgtgtgtgtcttaTTTTTAGCTATTTATTTCAGTGCGCCTCTGATTTAACCAATTTTCAATTCATTAAAATTAAATCGTCGTGAATATGTTAGCAAAAAGTTCCTGTTCAAACCATGCGTCATGAACCACTGCTTACGACAatagtggatgtttttttttttacgtgtaaAACCTCCATCACGTTTTTCACAAACACTTGGGCCTACTCTGCGGGGCAATTTTACGATTGGTCATGACAGGGGTACTTGGAAATCCAAGGTCATGTAAAAAAGTTGAAGAAGCACTGCCCTGGTGAGAGTAGACTTGTGCAAGTGCAGCACTTTTCTGAGCTTCTTAGTCAAGACCACCTCTCCTCTCATCTCTGATAGCTGGAATCCTGAAGAAGAGGACGGAGGGAGCCGCTCGTGGGCCCTATGATCACGCAGACATTCCCGAGGAAGTGGAGCTCAACAGCACCTTGGCTCTAAAGGCGGAGCTCTTAGCATTGCAGGTGTTCGACTGCCTTTGATCTgggggagagtggggggtgggggcatcaTGGTCATCTTTATTGACCGCCTTTTCTCTTTAAATTTGCTCCCAGGGGGCAGAGTTTAACACCCAGAAAGCTGTTCAGGAGACATTACAGAAAGCGGAGCAAACGAAAAAACAGATCAACAGCAGAGCGACACAAGGTACCCCGATCGCCCCCAATTGACGAGTATATAAAACAGGACTTCATATGAGACATTACACCGATCTGATCGCCTTCATCGAAATGGGATCGATATTTGTGCAGAAGGCTTTCAGCTCAATTTGTGTGGGCCCAATGGAAATGTTGAAATTCCTGCGAGGACGGAGTCGAAGGAAAAAAAGCATAAGACCACGACGACACTGCGGCAATTGAAAGGTTCTATCaccgcggatcagaaaatgttgatttagttttttttggacatGCCAAACGTGTATTTTGACTCGCAACCTGCGATGCGGAAACCGCTTATTTCGATTCTCGTTGCCCCAACTGACAACTCGTGTTCCAATACTCGCACGTCAGCGTAGTCGCACCTCCATGGTGAAAGGAATCTCTGTCGAACAGCTAGGAAAGGCGTCGAGTCATTTGTGTCGCAATCATTTCTTCGTGGtgccgtcttcttcttctttcatacCAGTTTTTTGCCCAACATCACATTTCTAATGACTGTCGTCATTTTCCACAGGAATAAACGTCTCTCGATCTCAGACCCTTTTCACCTCATTGGTCAGCGTGGACGTGCCTACGAGTCAGCTGCTAAGCCAAGCCGTTAAAGAAAGACTGATTTTGGCCCCGCCCCCCAGAAGTCTTGACAACAAAGCAGCGGaaagcccctcccccctgatcttttTGACTTCTGACTTGTTTAGAGAGAAGCCCCTCCCTGCGGAGGAGGAGCTAGTCAATAGAAACCCGATCCTAGCGCCACGTCCCGCCTCCTCGACGTTTGACCTTTACAGAAGGAGGAGTCGCTGGGAAGCCGCCCCTTAGTGCGCCTTTTATTTACTCACCAGATGATGTCAAAAGTCAAGGTCATTCAGTTGAAGCTGCTGTCACTCATATCTACTTGCGATTTTCTATCGAGCTTTTCCTCTTGCTTCAAGCCTgcctcagctgactttgggtatgAAGCAGGGGACGCCCTGGATTGGttgtattatttcaaaataaagattTTGTATGACATGTTTTGTAATTGTGGaagtgatggtttttttttgttgaaattacGTGATAGCCCGTTGAAAAAAATTAACCGTAGTCGAAACTCTCAGCCGTGGCATAAATCCTTTCAAACAACGAAACATTGTTACATTGGTGAGTCTGTAATAGCAACAAATGAagatcatctcatctcatctcgaaAATGAACACCTATGAAGCTGTGTGAGTTCATGACCCACTATTTATTGGGGAAAATCTGGTCGTTATAAAGGTGTTTGTTGTGAGCAAAATCGGCAactggaaaatgaatgacatgaaatCGGGACTTTGGAATGTGACCGTCATCGGGGGGATAAAGTTGAAATGAGCTTCAACTGTTACCATACCATCGCTAGTTTCTTTGACTCTGGGCACCCTGGACGGTCAGCTCTTGGGGATCATTTGGCAAGGATGGGCCGGTTTGCtcaatggatgttttttttttaatcaggaaaatattacattttcaaTCTTTTCAATTTGTCTCTGGAAATGACAAGCGACCTTCGCTCCGAGGTCTGCCTTAGCACGCTTGTCTGTCACCGTGGCTGTTTGGTGTTTTGTTAACGCCAAGAAAATGCATCTGTGGATTACTGAGCATGACA
It includes:
- the ppp1r35 gene encoding protein phosphatase 1 regulatory subunit 35, which translates into the protein MGCFDGLLNILVICSRQKSIPVHYAVKMKGWVSFLSPPPSPSAAPLPLSSSPGLTLCPELDLSVMASPTPMHSKRPQNKQTRKKRNPKVCFEEPAVVRVIPEPQIQPISDAPPQQPTSNQMRWRDDLRGNQNLTTGILKKRTEGAARGPYDHADIPEEVELNSTLALKAELLALQGAEFNTQKAVQETLQKAEQTKKQINSRATQGINVSRSQTLFTSLVSVDVPTSQLLSQAVKERLILAPPPRSLDNKAAESPSPLIFLTSDLFREKPLPAEEELVNRNPILAPRPASSTFDLYRRRSRWEAAP